The Caenorhabditis elegans chromosome I genome includes the window TCCAACAAAAATGCGCCCAAGAAGGTCCGACTCCACAAcgggtcccgccgcgaaaTCACTTCCCACCTCCGACGTCGAAGAGGATGAAGCTGCGCCGGATCTCAAGGCAGAATCCGAAGACGTGACGTCATCAGAGGAAATGCAGAACAAGAATCCCGTCAGTGCTCCAGAAAAACGGGCAAAAACCGCCTCATTTAGCCCACCGCCCGCACTTTCGCCCGCCCACTCAATCCAAATGGAAAACGAGGAAATCGAGGTGAAAATGGAGGTGGATAGTGATGAGGAGGagaaaaaattaccaaaaatcactgaaaaacgaGCCAAAATGGTGTATAAGGTGAGACAAGCCTGCACGAGAAACGCGCCAACGTCCAGCTGGTGCATTTCTCGATACCGTACTTCAAAATCCTcgttttttgcagaaaaaacccgaaaaagagaaagaagcaGTGCCATTTATCGAtccaaatgctccaaaaagaAATCGATCTGGATATGTGCATTTTATCAtgtaaattatcgatttttcgcgagaaaatcccgaaaatccccaattttttcagacatcgCCGAGCTTCATACTCAAAAGCCGTGATGTCACAGAGAGAAATTAATATATCGCTTGCGGCGGACTGGCAGAAGCTTACCGCCGAAGAACGTATCCCGTTTCAGCAGAGAGCCGACGAGGAGAAGGTCAAATATTTGGAGCTGATGGAAGAATACAAGAAAACTGACTCGCATAAGGAATTTCAGAGTTCGTTGTGCTAAAAATCGAGTTCTCCGCAGTTTTTTACCTGTAGGAAGTATAGGAAGCGTTAATTTTGACAACTttcgggttacggtagccccaaaagtacgtaAACACCGTACACTCTAcgcaaaaatgcacagaaattaaaaattttgccaaaaccgTCTACATATGGGTAAAAAGGGTCGCTGAGCTCgattttcacattaaaaaccgctaaaaatctcattttcttgCAGAAAAACGTGCAAAATTCCTGTCATCTCAGTCAAATGGctcgaaaaatgcgaaaaaacgACGGCAAGCAGATTCTGACGACGACACGCCAAACGTGCAAATCCCCTTCCCGAAACCATCAGTTTTTTGTCCACTTTTGAGCCCAGAgcctgccacgtcatcatccaCATCAGGCCTACAGTACTCTGGGCCGATTTTTACGCCGGAATTTATGACCTACAACAAGACACGGGACACCTACCGTAGGCAGCTGGCTATTGAGAGATCCCATGTGGAGCATGAGCTCGAGGCGCTTCATCAGCACGATATGGACGTTCGAATTGAGCAACGTAcggcctagaaacccaaaaaaaaaagttttgtggcCGTGGCCTAGAAAGCAGCAAATCTCGAAAAAACTAGCCCACATTCTTTTCTCGacaagaaaatgtttaaagtttttttctgagaaaaaaaaatgaaaaaacggaaaaaaaattgatggaaaaattatttcgtgCCCGTGGCCtagaactttgaaatttttaaacagttaGGCCACCActcaacaagtttttttttgcagaagagACACGAATCCGAGAAGCTGACGAGAAAATCGAGGAGACGATGGCAAAAATGCGTACGGTGCTCGCCGCGGTTCCCGGTGCAAAAGGTGAGATTCGAGGCCGTAGCCTAGCAATAtggaaagttaggccaccacgAGAAAtgtgatggcctagaaattcagATCTCGGAAAAGTTTGGTCATTAATAAAAATCGCCtaatttggtcatttttcgtcatatttctcaaaaatttacgtggcctagaaaaccaaattCCGCAAAAATTCGGCCACTGCTCCAATTAGGCTATCTTAGCCcgtttttcatcatttttttttctcaagatttcaaatttttccagatcacCTGACCTCAATTGACGCACTGGCCACGTGGCTCGAGTCTCTGACCCATCTCGGAGCCCAAAATTCGACGAAAAAAAGTGTCAAGGAGGCGGTGAACAAGAACGCAAAATCCATCGTTCAAATGAAGAAATAGCCGAATTTTCCctgttgaaaatcaataaattaccCACCCCCGCCTTTTTTTGAACCATAATTTCTTGTGCATTTTCCCAAAgttttatatcaatttttttcaatatttttggtctttcgttttatatttttcagggtTTCCTTCTTCAACTcctttagaaaattcaaatttcccgcctaaaaatatcgattttccatgtgattttttttcctagcCCCCGCCCTCCAAAATTTGAGCTCAAACATGATttctttgatttatttttcaatatttttttatttttattcgaaaatgttttctaatatgaattttatatgttttgaaagtgtttagttttttttgttaagaaaaatcgctagaaacatgtaaaaatataattttgcacaaagtcgtggtgagacccgtcgaaAAAGTTCTGCCATGCGCCTTGAAAATGCACCGTAgtttttattgactttttcgataaaaaagcTCCCTGTGGGAAGAATCCGAACAAGAAAAGCaaaatttctttcagattAGGAAAAAAGCActgcatttttaaataaattacttGAGAAAGAACGTTTATAAAtagtaatttcaaattcaacaacaacaaatttGTGAACAAATACAGTGAATAACaggaaaaaacaaagaaagttGAGTTAGAATCAGGAAGGAAGCGAATATAAATGATATCTGGAATTATGTGAAGCTTATAAAAGCAGGGATTCCGGCTTCTGCTCCTCCAGCTCGATTTTGACCTCACTATCCATTTCTGATTGGATTTTAATACCATGCGCGGCGAGAAAATTTGACGACAAATTCTTGGAGCTTTTATTGGCGTCTTTTTTACTCCGGGAGCTGCTGCTTTGCGCGAAATATTCGAAACTTTTCATGACTTCCTCGTGCGATGTAGATTCTGACTCATTTTGCtcgagaaattcgaattctggAAGGATTGACAGTTTTCCGCGTTTCAAATCCGTTTCGAGCACTTTCTTGACTGAGCGGAATGTTTGACATCCTTTTTGAATGCAtctgaatttagaaaaattaacaaaaaattaataaaacaatttttgttttccagaaaactgaatttttttctcaattttccggaaaatcaaagaaattttttgttctcccACCTATAAGCCGGGTATTCTTTAATCGTTCCATGATGATGCGTTCGCCGAACGCATAATCTCATCCAATTGAAACACAATTGGCATACAATCTTTTCTGGAAGTTCTGTACTAATCCCATTTTGGACAAGAACTTCACCCAATCGACGCTTCTCACAACAACAACCAAACATAACATTTTTCTCTGATTCTGACACTttacgtttttcaaaacttggtGGTCCAGGAccctgtaaataaaaattgcatatttCTCAATTCAAATTCGTAGGTATTTCTTACTTTTGTGCACGTAAACGGATATCCACAAATTGTTCCATtctttttaaagtattttagGCGATGGATTCGCGTCAGGTTCTTATAAAGTTCTGGTTTAGTCTCATATAAAGAATCACTGAATTCAGGAACATTCGTCAAAACTTCGGGTGCcgtaaatatttttccaaatgcaGTAACTTCCTCCGACATCGTtgaaagtgattttttaaggcgagttttactgaaaaatcctACAATAACGGTTTAAAGAGGCAAATTCAAGAATAATgcgaacgaaaaaaaaaattaaaatggttttttcgctctttttccgatttcttcgttttttttgttgaaatacagagttttttaatgagtatctggtcgaaaaatgattttagaacacagaaacaaagaaaaatggcGATCAGTATTAAACttgaaacaaataattgaaatatttacaGGAAAATGGagtaaaaatggagaaaaatgaatttaaatgtCAAAGAATTCGAAGATTTGCGCGTCGAATTGGATGCATACACCGAGGCGACGTACTTTGCAATCTACCGTACCCATCctcgaattaatttttactttatattgaaaaaaagaaaaaaaaacgtcaactCGGAGCCCAAAAATtcgacgaaaaaaaagtgtgaaggAAGAAATTAACGAATTTTTCctgttaaaaatcaataaattccgTTCCCCCGCCCCTTTTGAGCCATAATTGCAtgtgcattttttctaaacttttaatCAACTTTTGTTGATCTGTCGCCATGGTTTTTTAGTTCCCCTCCTCCAActcctaaaaaattcaaattgccgGCTTAAAGGTATCGTTTTTCTTTGTGATCTTTTTCCAAACCCCCtgtatttttttgtcaaaaaagtgctagaaaaatacgaaaatctttttgttttccgaaattcgtggcgagacccgtcGAAAAAGTTCTGCCATGCGCCTTGAAAAGGTACCGTagtgttttattgattttttcgataaaaagcTCCACGTGAGAAGAATCCGAAAAAGAAGAGCCAAATTTCATCCAGATTagaaaaaagtacaattttcctgcatttttcaaataaattacttGAAGGAACCGTttataattaataattttaaattcaacaacaacaaataCAGTGAATAACGggaaaaaccaaagaaaaatgagaatcaGAGGGAGATTGGAATAAAGGCAAATATGTAGGTTATCTGGCACTGTCTGATGCTAGGCTGATGATAGGCAAAGATTCCGGCTTCTGCTCCACCATCGGCATCTCCAGCTCGATTTTGACCTCCGTATCCATCTGGATTTCTGAAGATGGGAGAGGGTGTTGTAAGTTGTATAACTCGGCCTGTAGGAATGTGTGAATGTGGGCATCTGCTGGCCTCAGCCAGCAAGAGTCAAGTATGCTTTTTTGATTGCACTTTTTGAGATAGAGATCTGACTAGAGCTTTTCGATTAATTTCCAACTCTTCCATCTTTTCTCTTTGATACGatctttcaaaatacagccagtatttaGCGGTCTATAGAGGTCTAACACATTGCAATTTACCGTACCCATACCCGAATTAATGCTTCTTTATTTAAATGTAAAAGATACGATTTTCTGCTTCGTATTTATGGAAATGAATTGTTGTCAATAAATTAGGAAGATCTTTAAAAACACGGAAGGTACATTTAATGagcggaaaatcaaaaatttcgacattcgcaaagttttaaaacttcagTCGAATGACTTGACATGTACAACTCGGAAACACCATCGattaataaaaactattaCTTTTTCGAGATTGAGCTACTGAAAACGTCCAAAATCctgaaatctgaaagtttttcgaatattaatcttgcccaaattttgggtcaaatctcaaaatgtcCGAAAATCTGAAACCCCCTTATCACAAACTATCACATACATGGTCGATGAAATTCGTTGCTGTTTTCTTTATCTTGTGTCGACGACAAAAGTTCAGATGATGACGAGATATCAATCCGGTTCCAGTGATAAGGAGGGGATTCCCTGTTTTTTTAACTGCAGGACATTGCAAGTTACATTCCATCGCCaattaattgaagaaaacaaGAGAGATAGAGAACGTCTGAGGTTTGGCCGCAAGAAACCACGTGGGAGTTTCTTCTGTTATTTCTGATAAGTCggcaatttcgaaaatttcaatcccCACAACTTAGCGAATTGGAGATTTCGGAAATGCTTAGCAAATGGCAAATATTCTGATTTTGGCAATTATCAGGCAATTCGGCAACTTCGAAGCGTTGGCAGCCCGGCAAAATTAACATGACGGTAACTTTcggcatttttaaagtttggccATCTTGGAAACTCGGCTATTTTGCCGTTTACGAagcttttggttttttagaaACTCCACAACCTTTCCGCGCCTTTCCATTTTTGTAGAAGTGAaagtttttcactaatttcGGAGCCATGCTCCACTATGTAACTCTAAGAACCCAGAATCACCCAGTGATACAGACCAAAGTGAAAGTGGTTCAGATGTCAGAAACCACATCAAACTTCTAGTTTAAGAGATCAGGGAACCCCCTTGTTGTCTCCAAAAATAGTGATCATTGTGGTCAGTGATGTTCTAACTTGATTCTAGTATTCTCCATGCGGTTCTTGATTGTGAGACAGGCCCGTGGGATCCGTGGGAGGTTCGGTTAGACACGTTGGATCGGAGTGGTAGATCTGGAAATCTTGCTGGAACCAATGTCGGCGGGGATAGCTCCATATGAACTTCTAGCGTCGATGTAAACCCTGTAGCTTGTTCCTCCAGAACTAGAGATTTCCTAGCCAAGTAGATTCTGGTGTCTCCTTCACACCCGAGACCCCCTATTCGTTCCCCAACTTCCCGCGCGACAGTTGCAAATTTGATAGTCTTTTATCAATTGTTGAGAGATCAGGAAATTACTTCCACTCCAACAGAAATTACTCCTTCCGTGTTTTTCTTACAAAATTGTGTGATTGCAAGTGTACAGACAGGTTGGTAACTTACAAAAGTGGTACGATTTCCCCCCTGTGTCATCGAAACTTGAGATCAAAACATAGACTAATTGGGGGGGCAGTTTCAGAATCCTCATTTGTAAAGATCACACCTGTGATAGTCTTGGACTTCAGAGAGAAAATCTGCAAGACTGTAGACTTTCGCTGAAATTGGCTACCGAGTTCTAAGGATTTCAAGACACCTAGAATTGTGGTCAAAGTGGCAATAGTACGTTGATGCATCAACCTAAGTGATTTATAAGTCCCTCGGTTTCTTGTGGAAACCCTCTTAGCTGTCTCGATTGGGTAAATTTAGTTTCCGGTGACGCGTATTTTGATAACCTTCCTGTTGTTTCCGGCGACGTATGATAAAATTCGTAATTCTTTACTCTTCAAGACAATAACCAGTTTGACAGGACACCTGATAACACAACGATTGATAAGAaggagaaaattgttttcttcatACTTTCACACTTTAGTACATACATTTTATATGTCATGTTCTGGGAAAAGAGGaagatctgaatttttcataaagtcACGTAAGCAACATTTGAAGCTTCCGGTGCTTATCTAACACTTCCTTCTTGAATCCTGCAACCTCTAGACCAAACCTAATCATTGATTTCCAGACAGGTATTGTCATAATTTCCGACCTCCTATTCAACtcttgcaaaatatttttctcacgCAAATCCTATACTTCCGCACCGATTTGAATACAAAATCTAGCCGATGGTCTTTTTGGTTAACAGACTGCATTGAAATTTATGCATACATAATATATTCACATTTGGGCAGGTACAGTGCACGTGGTCAGCACGGGAAGGTGGAAGTTGGGCAGGATGTACatagtttctggaaaaaagtatagaaaaactatatttctgggttaaattttttccaaattaaaactataaatccgatgcaccatgatgaGCAGAATCGGCAGATATTTTATGACATGTTTCTGATACTTcacatatgttttttttttgagattttagttCTACTTaactttcgagaaaattccagaatctGATATCTTGAGTTCTGATTACTCAGAACAACTACATTTTGATCTACTCCGTTGctagtcaaaatttgaattcatgAATAAATTGTACTGCGTACACGTTACAATTTCCGCATTACTATAACTTCTTACGCTAAAGTTTAGAAATCAGACGAACCGGTCGATGCATCATGTTCAGAACTAACTTTTCTAACCCTTTCTACGAatttatcacaatttttggctAGCCCCCGTCTGCCCTACTGAACTACATTTCGGCCTGATAGGATCATAGTCAAGTAGAATTTGAATTCATAAATATATTGCACTGGGTACGGTCAAGTACAGTCGACATATAGCGCACGACTCCTTCAGTCCAAGTTCAGCGATGAGGTTCAAAACTCTCCACCTAGAACCATCTAGAACCACAATTCTCGTTCTGACTGAACTAAACAACTACATTTTGGTCGGGAGGGTGTTAGTCAGGATTTGAATTCATGAATATATTGTACTGAGTACATTACTTCTGAATTATCATACTACGAAAAATTACTCCAGtttgtgaaaatatcaatGATAAATCCAAAGCCGACAAATATTCCCCAATCAGAATTCTAGTCTTGTTCCATTACGTTTCAATCAGGTGCCTGTCAGAATCAGTGTACTGAGTACGTTCCACGTGGCTAGTACAATTAATTGTTGCTGTCAACAAtgttctagaaacttctagaGAGCACCTAAAATTTATGATTACTAGCTCATTATTTTCTAGGAAATAGTCCAAAGTTTCTTCCAGAGCCTAGAAATTcatgaataaataatttgtgtTCCTGCTCTCGGATATATGCTTATCAGAAAAAGTTCATTCTAGAATTCTAGTTAtgtgtgagtgtgtgtgtgtcaaCATGATAACGCACCCGGAACCAGGCAGCTGAGGATTTTATTAGCTCAGGGTCTATAAGTTGGCATAAGTCACGTACCTGGAACTCAGAATTCTGATTGACTGCAGAGATTTTGTGCTGAATTTTGATTCTCTGTAGGGAATTTAATACGTCCCCTTCAATTTCTATATTGATAAGAATCTCTGTTAAATGTGTAAATATCCAAAAACCAGGcgattgcaacttttttcccatttAGAAACATCCAGAACATGTGGGTGTCTACAGCCTACAGCTGGTCAAATACACggattttgtagaaaattctggatattttgaaaaaagttttaaactgaaaatatttatttaaaatctcTAGGACTTGTAGCTAGTGACGTCAAGCCATTTGAAATGTGAGAtgctaaaaatttgttggaatcTGGAGAAATTTAGGCCCTTGGCGCACAAGCGACCCGATTTGGGCCCCTTGACAAAAACATTGTATCCGATGGGAATAAGAAGCGTTCAGACCACTTTGCGGGCTGAGGCTCTGTTGGCTGAGGATTCAGACGGAAATCTTGCTAGACCATATGAAAGTTGACGGGTTTGACCAAAAAGCATCCGAGCTGAAACTCAATATTGTACAGAAATGTTGGagttgatgcaccatgtcgatgcaccatgacccCCTTACAAGAGCTTGTGGCTAGTGACGTCAAACCGTTTGGAATGTGGGATGCtaggaattttctggaatttggACAAATTTAGGTTCACGGTTATTaggtcatggtgcatcgacaaaTTTTGTCTCATGTAAGGAAATGCCATGTATTCCCCTATCATCTCTTAATCACTTACTCCTCTTCCTAATTCAGCCATCACCAGCAAATGTTCACTTTCCCAATACGTCACCGATCAGCGTGCATTTGACTCTTGTGCCTCTTTACCGAGTGTTTAATACACCTACCAACCTCATTGTTCATTCGTCAACATTGTATATTGCTATTGTAAACAGTGAACTTTGTATCCGGCAAAGTGTCTGGAGAGAGTAATCACGTGAACCACCGGCCGGGCACGAGTGCCGTTTCTTAAACAGTTGCCTCAAAGTTcaagtcaattttttggtgatcGTTGTAACAGAGATCTGTGAGATCAACTTGAGACCGATATTTGGGTACGTACTGTGGTGAAGAAATTGCGAGGACCAACCGTCCGGGCTTATGGATCCACACAGCTTTCAGTCCACAGTTCCACAGTTAGCCATTGgggatttctcaaaaaaataaaaatctggaattttcagctaaattatCCCTGAAAATGGATTTCCCTTTCAAAATCTgcttttcttttaaattgtCATTCCAATGCCGTCACTATCTCCCCCACGCTTTCCCTTATCAAGAAATTTCCCCCAAAAATAGCATGAAATCGGGGAAGTTCAAAGCAAGTTGCTGATTAGTGACCATCGCTCAAATGTTTATGGAGGTCTCTTATCGCGGAATTTattcatttctaaaaatagtttCTACGGGGCGGAAACGGAACTGGAATAGGGTACAGGGTTGCAAAAACAGTATTGTAGACAGAAATTGAAGCAtcgggaaaaatttttgattgtttgaGTTCAAAAGCTACTTTCTTACGTGGCCAAAATATTCTATTCGAGTAGctcacgtggagtcagaaagtctcatttcgctttgatcttcgaaaaatgcgggaggtgagACCCAGGCATATCCACTGATTTAGCAtagttaagaacgtgctgacgtcacactttttgggcgaaaaattcccgcatgttttgtagatcaaactgtgaTGAGACAGTTACCACGTTCTGAGACACCACGTGATAGCTGTCTTCACCAGACTTTTCAGATTCGGATGTAGTGTCACTGCCCTGAGACTTTTAAGGAAGTCTTGTCGAATAAGGAACTTTTAGGGCACAAAATGGGGGACATAACTCtcataaataataaaaacgaGCCCAAGTTCTTCAACTATTCTGCCAAATTCCCCCTACAAGGACTTACAAAAGTCACGTCTTTCTGCCCTCTCCCTGTTTTGATACGAGTTCGAGACGTGTTCTGGTCGCCCACAACTGCTCATCCCTTGTTTTGATCCAAAGTACATGTTTTCGCCTGAACAATTGTACTTCTCACTAGActctctctgtctctctcCCCTCAGTTTTCCTTACATGTGACAATATGATGCGCCTAAATTAACCCCAACTATCTTGACAGTTGTCTTGTCTACACCCACGTGGCCATTCATcagaaatttctcagaaaactgTGCCAAATGGTGGTTTGAACTGAAAACCAGTTATGTATGTTGTTACGAAAATAACTAGGCTGCAAGCTGCTCAAACACCcctattttgcacaaaattctTGTCGGCGCCGGAAGTGTCCCGCAAAGCAGCTACAGCTTTTCGAGTTTGAAGGTTCGAAAACCCTACGTTCACAGGCTCCCTAAATTAAACCTGCACCTGCTCCAAAGTACGTCAACCCTTTCTGCTCAGTGCTCATTCTTCTCTCCGCGAGTCAAAATAATGCATATCTAGTCAGAAGAGGGAGCGCGCTACTCGTAAATATTTTGGCCTCCGTGCCGGGTACGGGAGAACTTAGAGTGCGCAGAGACATGCTTCAGATCAAAAATCTTGCAGCGAACTTTTATGGATGCACCATTTGGAGCTATGGACCAGTGCACCATGTCGCTAGTAAACTTCTGAGTTCGTTTCCTGGCTGaaagtcgatgcaccatatccTAAACTCTATTAACAGAAAAGCTTGGTTCTTGGCaaatcgatgcaccatgcttCACCATTCAAAACGAGATCTCATTTCTTGGAATTCGTAGATAAAATTGTCCCAGAATCCCTATTCTAGTCTTCCTCCGGAATTCCAAATTCCTCCTAATTTCATGTCCCCCCTTATCCCATACGTTCATCTCGTTAGTGCCTAGCTCCAGTTGGGGGTGCCTCGCTGGTGCCAGGGGCACAAGGGCAAGTACCCCACTGTACCACTCACTAACTCTCGCCGTCTGGCTATGGGAAAAGAGACGGGGGACAAGGAACGCTATAGTGTCAACAGGAGGAACATTTCGAAATTCTTCGCAATTTGTTATTCTTCTATTTTCGTCTGTACTTATAGTTCTATcttcattcactttttttaaaagtcaaaaagtCACCAACCGctataatttattaaaatctattttcagcCACTTCCCCCTTTTCTcagtttctaattttatatagtcttttggtttttcctcacgaggtcTACACTTTCTCTTTAATGACGATTATTTATAAAAAGCAAGCAGCACAGTTCAGTTTCTTTcttgtgtctgcgtctctacaATGATCTGTGGTATTGTTCTTTTCTCTTTTGTgttcttcttttcaaattatcaatttaaGCTTCAGAATCCCCAAA containing:
- the hmg-20 gene encoding HMG box domain-containing protein (Confirmed by transcript evidence), with the translated sequence MRPRRSDSTTGPAAKSLPTSDVEEDEAAPDLKAESEDVTSSEEMQNKNPVSAPEKRAKTASFSPPPALSPAHSIQMENEEIEVKMEVDSDEEEKKLPKITEKRAKMVYKKKPEKEKEAVPFIDPNAPKRNRSGYVHFIIHRRASYSKAVMSQREINISLAADWQKLTAEERIPFQQRADEEKVKYLELMEEYKKTDSHKEFQKKRAKFLSSQSNGSKNAKKRRQADSDDDTPNVQIPFPKPSVFCPLLSPEPATSSSTSGLQYSGPIFTPEFMTYNKTRDTYRRQLAIERSHVEHELEALHQHDMDVRIEQQETRIREADEKIEETMAKMRTVLAAVPGAKDHLTSIDALATWLESLTHLGAQNSTKKSVKEAVNKNAKSIVQMKK
- the W02D9.4 gene encoding Zf-3CxxC domain-containing protein (Confirmed by transcript evidence), which gives rise to MSEEVTAFGKIFTAPEVLTNVPEFSDSLYETKPELYKNLTRIHRLKYFKKNGTICGYPFTCTKGPGPPSFEKRKVSESEKNVMFGCCCEKRRLGEVLVQNGISTELPEKIVCQLCFNWMRLCVRRTHHHGTIKEYPAYRCIQKGCQTFRSVKKVLETDLKRGKLSILPEFEFLEQNESESTSHEEVMKSFEYFAQSSSSRSKKDANKSSKNLSSNFLAAHGIKIQSEMDSEVKIELEEQKPESLLL